In Haliotis asinina isolate JCU_RB_2024 chromosome 16, JCU_Hal_asi_v2, whole genome shotgun sequence, the following are encoded in one genomic region:
- the LOC137268421 gene encoding carbohydrate sulfotransferase 8-like, which produces MSVWVRWLGNRLRACRRLRRALVLGVTVTIFITVLYPQANTDSSDARGTRPLKRSNHDHQLSPAYRFVERQEQLREACRQIKHRPGLQPFLNYTEHMIVNIKNNISFCEIPKVGSMFWRSVLSVLAGKTDSFHSAFDNKWLTYLSTLTNRDMPQYAGTNKIVFVRNPYSRLLSAYIDKLFAPNPFYWNLVGKDIVKAVRPNPTVGSLRCGHDVTFPELVQYLIIMDSKGVKYDSHFVPVSKHCLFCDTHYDFVGHVETFMEDVAHIVNAVPQLKKQVNLSGVESGTDLQQLERNSHNVFGMRKDRILNCMTFHEALVRLWRRWQMRGILHKSETFPLNKQQSSSVTFEDFHEMAVAAWTRSGSGSWKSTNRKEALKEAIGNLEPDDLEKLKDMFENDFLLFGYARDIEFYGENGADYKYFKLD; this is translated from the exons ATGTCGGTTTGGG TCAGATGGCTGGGCAACCGGCTGAGGGCCTGCAGACGCCTCAGACGGGCTCTCGTCTTGGGTGTTACAGTGACCATCTTCATCACTGTCCTGTATCCCCAGGCTAATACAG ATTCATCTGATGCAAGAGGAACAAGGCCTTTGAAAAGG TCCAATCACGATCATCAACTGTCTCCCGCATATCGGTTCGTGGAGCGCCAAGAGCAGCTTAGAGAGGCGTGCAGACAGATCAAGCACCGGCCTGGACTTCAGCCGTTTCTAAACTACACCGAACACATGATCGTAAATATAAAGAACAACATTTCCTTTTGTGAAATCCCCAAAGTCGGTTCCATGTTTTGGCGATCAGTTCTCAGTGTTTTAGCTGGAAAAACAGACAGTTTCCACTCCGCGTTTGATAATAAGTGGCTGACCTATCTCTCAACATTGACGAACAGAGACATGCCACAATATGCAGGGACGAATAAGATAGTATTTGTCAGGAACCCATATTCAAGACTTTTATCAGCATACATCGACAAGCTGTTTGCACCAAATCCATTTTATTGGAATCTGGTTGGAAAGGACATTGTGAAAGCCGTCCGACCAAACCCAACTGTAGGCAGTCTAAGATGTGGTCATGACGTCACATTTCCGGAACTTGTCCAGTATTTAATCATCATGGACAGCAAAGGGGTGAAGTATGACAGTCACTTCGTGCCAGTCAGCAAGCATTGCTTGTTTTGTGATACGCACTACGACTTTGTCGGCCACGTCGAGACGTTCATGGAAGACGTAGCTCACATTGTGAACGCTGTGCCCCAACTGAAGAAACAGGTCAACTTATCAGGTGTCGAAAGCGGGACAGATCTTCAGCAGTTGGAACGAAACTCCCATAATGTTTTCGGCATGAGGAAAGACAGAATACTTAATTGCATGACATTTCATGAAGCTCTAGTTCGACTATGGCGACGGTGGCAGATGAGGGGTATCTTGCATAAATCTGAAACGTTTCCTCTGAACAAACAGCAGTCAAGTTCAGTTACGTTTGAAGATTTTCACGAAATGGCTGTCGCAGCTTGGACACGATCCGGAAGCGGAAGTTGGAAGTCAACCAATAGGAAAGAGGCTCTGAAAGAAGCTATTGGTAACCTTGAACCTGATGATTTAGAAAAGTTGAAGGATATGTTCGAAAATGACTTTTTACTTTTCGGATATGCTCGTGACATTGAATTTTATGGAGAAAATGGTGCTGATTATAAATACTTTAAGCTTGATTAA